The following nucleotide sequence is from uncultured Draconibacterium sp..
GGCATTAACCAGGGTATAATAGGAATTTATTTCAACCGCCTCCAACATTGCACGCATATAATTTACCAGGGCTTTACAATCGCCATACTTCACCTCATCAACTTTTTGAGCAGAAAGGGGTTCAAAACCGCCAATGCCCAACTGAACACTCACATAACGTGTCTCGGTCTGCAGGTATTGATAAATTGCTTTCACTTTATTCAAGGTATTATTTTCACCTTTAACAAGCTCTTTCAGAAAAAGAATTCGTTCTTCGGGTAATGTCGTTTTATCCTCAATCAATTCCCAGATCCACCGGCCGTAACTTTCCCAGGTTGACAAATCACCATCCGCTCCAAAATAAGAGAATTCTGTTGGCGCAACCATAATAGTTGGAACATGCTCATAAATCGGAATTGCATAAGGTTCTCTTTCAATGGCAAGTTGATTCTTTAATTCCCACGAATACTGAACATCATCATCTACTCCCTCACTTTTTTCTACTGCTTCACTATTATTTCCCCGAATGCGAACCTGCATATCATCGTGCAAACTTATTGAATAGCTGGCCCGTTCGACTGATTTATAATAGCCATCGATGGGTGTCCAATCGTAATAATCTACAACCCCGTTAAAATCTATCGTATACTCGTACATTACGGTGTATGGATATGTACTGATATTGGGAGTTATCCGTTTAAATCGTGCATCACTATACAATGAAAATCCATCGAAATAACGTTGATCGTATATTTCAGTGTTTTTAAACTTTTTGATGAACTTACCATTTTTGTCATAAACCGTTGCTTCTTTAATGTCAACAGCTCTGTTTGAGTCATACGGAATATAGAGTACCCCTTCGTTTTCTCCGTTTTCGTTTAACACAGTTATAACGTCCTTAACTTTATAACTCACTTTTCTTTTGGAGTATATTTCGAGTAATATTTTGCTGTCGCGAACAACTGAATTTGAATTATGCAACAAAAGCGGATTTATATCTGAAACTGGATAAAAAGCTTCTTTTGCATCGAGAGAAAGACTCGAACATACAATAATTAGTATTAAAAAGTAGTGCTTTAAGCTCATTAGTTTTTGAATTAAATAAATGAACAAATTGAAGCCCCCGACAAGCGTTAATTTAAATTCAACATTTAACGTCAATAGCTTTCATTAAATCTTCTTCAGAATAATCTGCTGACTTTGTTTTTCGATAATATGATTAAACAACTCTTTTAACGCCGCATAATCCTCGGCCTGAAATACCGGCTGATTTACCGCTAAATTGGAAATTACCTGTAGCTGTTTATCATTAATTTTCTGAATTGAAAACAAATACGATGCTTTCGATCCGGGCAATATCGCATGAAATGTTTCAGGAATCTCTTCAACTACATAACCTTCGGGTAAATTAAACATCACCATTTCGTTTTCCTTAAACTTAAATCCAAAATCAACCGGATATTTTCGTTCGGCCAACTTAAATGGATTTTCATCGGTTGTATTGGCGATTAAAGGAGTGATGTAAATGATGTCTCCGGCAAATATGCTCTTATTGTTAAGACTAACTGCTAATTTCTCGGTTATACGGTTATTAAGTTCGTTTACCCCATTTACCTCATGCTCATCAATTTCCCAATCAAGATTTCTATCAGCAAAATCTTCAATATATTTATCCGTATTGGCAAATTCTCCAACTTCAGTTCTGAATGCCTGAGCCGCATACCCCATTCTCGCTATCGATACTGAGCCCGATAACTTGCCATCTTCTGATATTTGAATAGTTGACACAAATTGAGAATTGGCATTTCCCAGATTGTAAAGATTTATCCACTCCGGTTCTGTACCGCCAACAATTAAACCATTACCATTAAGACACTGGTAAGGCAACTCATTTATTGTGCAATCTTTATCAGCTGCATCTAATAGTAACGATTTACCATTTATATCGGCAACCAATACCACATAGTTAAATGAAGTAACCGTTGGATATAAGAACATTCCATTTGACCGTGTACTTAGCACCATTGGTTTTACTGAAAATCCGGCGTTTCTTAAATAGGCAGACAAAAGGAAATTAATATCGGCAACATTTCCATTCTTATCTGAAACAGTTTTACGAAGTCCTTTTGAATATATCGAATTTCTGCCTGTAAATTTATAGTTAGCGCGTACATGGTTATAAAGAATAGCAACTTTCTCCACATCGTCTGTTATTCCTGATAATAGCTTATTGGTTTCATTTTCCAGAAAGTTTGCATTTCTAAATACAATCTTACCGAAATCTTCATCTTCTTTTAAGTTTTTATTGATCGACTCCCATGACTCGGAATAGGTATGGAGCTTTTCACCGGGAAACTGAACAGATTGTAATTCAAATTGAACCTGTTGGATATAACTATCGACTGTTGAAATATACGCTTCTTTTTCGAAAGCAGGCATATTCTCTGCAACCCAGTGGTATCTGTTATTGGAAAAAGCCAGTGTGCTTTGATCATACTGAGTGTTATTCATAAGTCCAGGAGTCTGTAAATCTGCTGCGGAACGTGTTTTATACGTTAACACCTGAGATACAGGATACGAATCCTCTTCAAATGCCGCATAGTTTTCAAAACCTAAAGTAAACTTTCTGTATCTGAAATATTCAGGAACTTTCACCATGTACTCGCTGTAAACAGTAGGAATACTGTGTTGAAACATCCAGGGCCGCATATTTCGAACAAAGGCCTTACAATCGATGGAGTATTTTACATCGATAACCGAACCAACCTTTACGTTTGGCATGGAAAAAGTTTCTTGTTTATAATATTTATTTACTTCATCCAAATGAATATCCTTTTTACTCAACTCAGTCTTTTCTATTTTTCCACCTTCCAGATTAAAAGTGATGGCCTTTAATCCATTTACCTCCTCTTCATACATGCCATCTTTGCTAAGTCCAATCTGAAAATCTGCATATTCAACACCCTCCTTTTTTAAAATTTTAATTCGCCGGTGTACCGAAAATACCAGTCTCCAGCCAACAGCTTGGTTATACTCAATTTCACTGTCGCCATACTCATACAACACTACAGCTACCGCCGAAGTGTCTTTTTCATACACAGTCATTTCAAGATCCTCTTTATCGATCTTTCCAAACTTGATTTTATTCTCTTTACAATTTGCAGATAAAATGACAAATAGAAATAAGGGTAACAATAGCAATGATTTCATAAGCTTAATATTTTGGTTTGTGATTAGTTTAACTTCAACAGCAAAGTTTACGAAAAAATGAAACTTTTCATAGAATCTATTTATATTCTTCAGGTGTACGAACAATGTTATTAAACATAAACATTACCCAATAGAGTAGATAACCTGATATGAATATTATTTCAACTAAGCAATTCCCAAAACGAATGCAATAAATCTTCGGTGTAAAACTTGCCATATACTATTTATGGTGGTTGAATATTTCCTAACCCAGACTTGTTT
It contains:
- a CDS encoding DUF3857 domain-containing protein, giving the protein MSLKHYFLILIIVCSSLSLDAKEAFYPVSDINPLLLHNSNSVVRDSKILLEIYSKRKVSYKVKDVITVLNENGENEGVLYIPYDSNRAVDIKEATVYDKNGKFIKKFKNTEIYDQRYFDGFSLYSDARFKRITPNISTYPYTVMYEYTIDFNGVVDYYDWTPIDGYYKSVERASYSISLHDDMQVRIRGNNSEAVEKSEGVDDDVQYSWELKNQLAIEREPYAIPIYEHVPTIMVAPTEFSYFGADGDLSTWESYGRWIWELIEDKTTLPEERILFLKELVKGENNTLNKVKAIYQYLQTETRYVSVQLGIGGFEPLSAQKVDEVKYGDCKALVNYMRAMLEAVEINSYYTLVNAGRTAEKIVPDFPSQDFNHVILCVPLESDTVFLECTNQFSPFGFLGSFTADRMVLLVDKDNSCLIRTPKFNTNDNLWKSLVSIVLDTQGNAVVNDTVVYTGLQYEFIEDQLRKTTEEQIEDELKEGDITGAVYKNIVYRSNQSEVPSATRIREIDVARYAAKMGDRFFMPVNIINQSSSTPKREKNRTYPFRMNLSYLDIDNVEIQLPEGYEIEYLPLGIDITSDFGSYQYSLEADGRTISYVRKNEINAGTFQPEKYAAFVEYMKKIHDADNQKIILKKL
- a CDS encoding DUF3857 domain-containing protein, yielding MKSLLLLPLFLFVILSANCKENKIKFGKIDKEDLEMTVYEKDTSAVAVVLYEYGDSEIEYNQAVGWRLVFSVHRRIKILKKEGVEYADFQIGLSKDGMYEEEVNGLKAITFNLEGGKIEKTELSKKDIHLDEVNKYYKQETFSMPNVKVGSVIDVKYSIDCKAFVRNMRPWMFQHSIPTVYSEYMVKVPEYFRYRKFTLGFENYAAFEEDSYPVSQVLTYKTRSAADLQTPGLMNNTQYDQSTLAFSNNRYHWVAENMPAFEKEAYISTVDSYIQQVQFELQSVQFPGEKLHTYSESWESINKNLKEDEDFGKIVFRNANFLENETNKLLSGITDDVEKVAILYNHVRANYKFTGRNSIYSKGLRKTVSDKNGNVADINFLLSAYLRNAGFSVKPMVLSTRSNGMFLYPTVTSFNYVVLVADINGKSLLLDAADKDCTINELPYQCLNGNGLIVGGTEPEWINLYNLGNANSQFVSTIQISEDGKLSGSVSIARMGYAAQAFRTEVGEFANTDKYIEDFADRNLDWEIDEHEVNGVNELNNRITEKLAVSLNNKSIFAGDIIYITPLIANTTDENPFKLAERKYPVDFGFKFKENEMVMFNLPEGYVVEEIPETFHAILPGSKASYLFSIQKINDKQLQVISNLAVNQPVFQAEDYAALKELFNHIIEKQSQQIILKKI